The Diceros bicornis minor isolate mBicDic1 chromosome 14, mDicBic1.mat.cur, whole genome shotgun sequence genome segment ACTTCCACGGTCACAGTAGGATACACCTTCCACTTCAATTTTCAGAGGCACTGCTTCACCTCTGGCTTTTCCTTTGCAGTACTCTCCTCTTCCAACCAGCCCGCCTGGCTCTCCTCACCTACACACAATCTGATCCAGTTTTACACCAACATTGGGGTCTTCAGCCTCTTATCCTCTACGTTATGTTTAGATCATCCTTACCTCACAGGCTCTGTCTCAGTTTTCAACTATGGATTCAGCGCCATTCTATGGTTACTATGACATTGcctgcatttttaaaatggcattctccagagaaaattaccaaaaaaaaaaagaggcaggatTTCATCCTTTAAATGCACAAGataatcaattcaacaaataaatgattTCCCACATGTCTAACACCAAAATTAGACATAGAAAAAAGTACCACTGGAGTTCAACATTTTTACAGATAATTTTTAACATTCCTTGTCATAATAGTCTTTGAAACTCTATATAAAtgtctgatttttaaaacattagttACTTAAGTACTTAATTTCATTCCGTACATCAGGTTTGCTTTGGGAGAGCACAAACTGAAGCATAGTGGTGATTTTTCTGTGTCTTGTTAATGTCtgcattgtctccattttatctGCCTTAATCTGACAGATTAGCATTGTGTTCCAAGTAGAAATGTGCAACATATCTCCAAAAATCCAAGAGGTCTAGAGAGGCACCTGGGTTACAGGCTCTGTGCAGCTGCCATGCATTGTTCATGGCTACATCAATCATGTAGCTCACCAAAATTGAGTACCATTTCTTGCTTCTTATTCTCACCCTATATTTGGAAATGATTTGATCCATTTTAGCTACACCTTCCCTGCATTCATCATACAATTTCACTATGGCTGGTTGACTTATCTGAGGGATCTCCTTGCCATCCGCAATACAACTGATCTCATTGACTGGCTCTATGCCAACAGCACTGGAGCACAGACTGATAATGCCATTACCATGCCAACGACACAAAATTATCTCATCATTTTCTTCCACTTGGAAATCAAAATAccccttcttcatttttttcatatgttcCACATTCATAAGGGGACATTTTTCAGTCCTATTCTCACGAATTGTTCCTGTTGCCCGCACTCCTTTCTTCTTCAAGGCTGACACCAATTTGATGCTTGTAAAGAAGCTATCAAAACACAGGTGATAGGGGTATTGACCTCTCTCTAAAAGAACATCAGCAAAATTCATCACTAGATTTCCACCTAAACCAAGATCAAGATCCCTATCTGCCATCACAGTTGATTCTTCTTGATAGGGCTCAAACCAAACCAGATAACCCTGTGTGGTTGTACCACACCAAATTTTATAGCCAATTCTAATAGGTTTCCCATTCAGGAATTGGTCACTATCAAAGCATTCACACATTGTCTTATCAAAACAATAGTATTCTTCTAGGGGAGCATACAGGAggaaatttttattcatttgctttATGAGAGGCCTCAATTTTGTAAATTTGTCTTTTTGATCTAGGTGGCTATTATCTGCAAAATGCAAGTGTGAGAAAATCAATTCAAATCTGTCCCTTCTAATTGCATCTCTAACCAGGTTCTGATCGGCATCAGAGATTTCCCAATACATTCCCCTTCTGGGACGCTTCACAAATCCACTCAAAAGCAGGACACCAAACACACACCTCATTTCTGGAACTGTGACTTCCAAGTTGACATTTTTCTGAGAAGCATAATTATTGGTTTCATTGACAATCAAGTTGAATGTTTCATCatcaaaaaataattcaaagagcTCTACTGGGTTCAACTTTTCACTCTTGAGATTCAAAAGTCCAGAATCCAGTGCTGACCAGCTTGGAAAGTTGGGTTTAATGTCTCTTTTGGTCCAATTCTTCTCTGGGACACTTGACACCTTTAGCTTTTTTGGAACAGGCTGGGTCTCAGGCTCGTTATCTTCTTCCACATCTGAGTCACCAGAAAATGCAAGGCCTTGGAGCAGTTCACTCACTCgagctttgtctttttttctcccttttcggGTAATGTCTCCTGCAGCATATTCCAAGGATGAGATGTGCATCCGGGCCCACAAGTCGCCCGGGTGACGGTCCTTCAGAGTGTTCAAATGTGCAACTGTCCTTTCAGTAGCGGCGGGAGTACTACCAGGGACCCAGGGTATGCAATctctgggaaaggaaaaagaacataTGCTATAAAAATCCTCAGTCTTATTCGCTACATGAAAAATCCACTGATGCCTAAGGATTCTTTTGTGGGGATTACTTACTTTGCACTCCTCATGTTTCCTTGAGGAGGACTTTGTCCAGACCTAACATTTCTGGCCCCTCCCCACCTTTGACTCACTCCTCATGACTTAACTAATTCATCTGGGAGAAGGAACTGGGTTGTCCTCTTTAGGAGCAAGTGGCAGGCATTCCATGCTTCTTTTTGCCCCAGGTTGTATCAAGCAGGCCCATGCAGTGGCAGGTCTGCTACACTCCTCCTCTGCCACCATGCGCCCATTCAGCTCTGCCTCTGAGCTGCTTTACCAGTCTAGCTTCTGTCAATAACAAAGCTGAGGTTTCCAGAACCATCTGTCTTACTCCTGTGTGTCTTTCAATTGGTTCTGAACTTGGACAAGGAAGGGGGTTATTATTTACTGGGCCCCCCTCACCTCTCACAGAATTTCTGAACACAAAAGGATTTAGCATCTTCTAGTTCTACATTCTTCTGGTGGACACACTGCTCTGgggggaaacaaaagagaaactcaAACTTACTGTCCTTGAACTGATTTTTATGGAAGCTAAAGTTACTAAAATGAAAAGTATTATTTTATGCAAACTTCTTTTTTAATTCGAGAAATTTGCATTTCATTTACTAATGTCCTATTGGTAAATAGTCTAGTTTTAGAAgacattggggggaaaaaagcagtgAAGAGtatgttttaatataatttacactacatatatttatttatttatttacttaaaggATTTATCAATCTGGGCGTCCTCATTGCCCACGTGTAGGACCCATTCAACACATCCCTCTTAGAGTCCCCTGACACCCTCAACTTCAGGGACCCTCCTTGAATCCCATCATTCCACTGACTCTTTCCACTGCTGAAATCTAAACTCCAAGAGCTCACTCTCTATCCTCAATTTCTTTTCACTCCAGACTCCTCACACCTTTGTCTCATGATCCCTGTTCTTCCATCTCACTCTGACTCCTCCATTCCCTCCTgcttccccctcccttcctcttcagtCTAGACTCCATGATCCATCACCTTAGCTCCTCTCTTGCCAGGACAGTCAAGCACCCTGCCCCAGTGTCCTTCTGTAGCATTGGACCAGCAAAACTTCCACACTGGATCAACCCTTGTTGGTCTTTTCTGTTCCTCACTCAGGGGTGAGCAGTGCCAGAGAAACCACACAACTAGGTAGACTGACACTGCTAAAAATGATGGGCTCCAAATTCAGCTAGTTACTCAACACTGCCCAGAATCCTTCTCATTTCCTCTTGTCCCTTTCTTCCCAGTTCCCTATAGCAGATATTTCAAATCTTCATCACTCTTTTCAAATCTTCTGCCAGATTCTTGGGATCTCCAAACATGACCTCTTTTTCTACTCCAAAGAGGACCCAGAATTTTTCAAGCAAAAACTTGCTCTTTGAAACAGTCTCCTTCCACGGCTCCTGTGACTCCTCTCTCTAGTTCTTCTTCAGGCTTCTCTAGGTATTTGCATATTctatttctctgcctctctcctttcCACATCCTGTTTATCTAGCAAATTCCTGCTTAGTTATCAAGTCTTGTTTCAGATGTCACCTCTTCTGGGACACCTTCTCTAATACTCCAAATCTCAGTTGGGTAACTCTCCCGCATGCTCTATCACAGCTACAGGGCCCTTTATCACATTGTATGGTAGttctcggtttccccatctgctgTACTCACGTGATTTAGTGAGGGTAGAATCTCTGTATTATATATAACTCTGAATAGGAGTGATAAAATGCTTGCTGAATgagtggaagaaaggaagaataatatgaaatgaaatgaaagttGGAAACTTCTAAAGGTGTCCCTGGAAAACACTGTCTTTTCAACACAACTATCTCTTGGCCTCTCCTCTCTTACCAGCCCATCACTTGATTCCCCAAACCCAATTCTTGATCCATACCTCTGTCTAGTCCTTCTTGGCCTGTGACATCCTGAGAAAGTTTCAAATCCCTACTAATCTGCTCCAGGATGGTGGCAGACTGTTACTTTCCTGCCAACATCCCTTGCCCTCTTCCTCTTAACTAGCAGAAACCCAATTCTATTTGGGGCAGTGATATGTCCAGGTCCAGGCCACGAACTGCTCTAAGCCAGTGAAGATACTCAATTCTGTAGCCTCTCTTGTAGCCAAAGACAGTCATGTGACTCAGTTTCAGCCAGTAAGAAATAAGGGGAAGACTGTTGGGGCTTCGAGGAAGGAGTTTGCTTTCTTGATAAGAGGGACAGTAAGGGCAGGAGTGTCCTTCTACCTCCTTTCTGCTTCAAACAGACACAGTACTTGGAGCTCCAGGGGCCATCTTGTGGTCCTGCACACTAAGGATGATGGAACAACAAGAGACTCAGAGCTTGGATCCTCAAATATGAAAACCGAATAATGCCAAATGTTGAAGGGGATGTAGAGATAAATGAACCCTCAACTACTGATCTGTGAGTGTACATGGTGCATTCTTTCTAGAAGTCAATTTAGCAGTACTGAATTAAATTTAGTAAAAACACATCCTATGGCTCAGTAGTTctgttcctaggtatttatcccaAAGAAATTCTCACAGGAAGCATGTTTGAGGACGTTCACTGTCGCACTGTTCATACTAGTGGGGAGTTGGAGGCCATCTGGGGGACCATCTCTGGGGAAGCTGATAGGCAAACCATGATGGATGTGCACCACAGGGGACTACGCAGCAGGGATAAGTAAAGGAATCAGTGTATACACAGAAATACAGACAGGtcttaaaacattatgctaagtgataaaacaagaaacagaacaatatttattcacaatgctatttaaataatttaaaacacatgCACATAAAACTAAAGTGCATATTTTACAGGAACACATATTAAGAATGGATACACATTAAGCCCAAtatggagagagaaggaaatgggaGTAATGGGAAGAAGAGGTAAGGAAGAATGTGTGACTGTGAGTGTGTACGTgttgtgggtgggtgtgtgtgtatggctGGGCAGAGGAATAAAGGCACCGTGAGtcacggtttcagttacctgaTGCTAAACGTACCTGACAGACACAATGGCAGATTGCTCTTCTCCAGCTATAACTCCGAGCTAAGTCACAGAAcgttatttctcttcctttagtGAGCCTGGCTCAGACCTCACGAGCTTTATGAAAAATTTCACTTCTCTTTTGAAGCTTCAAGACATTTCTATTTTAACTGAGATTTAGCTCCCTGTTTCCCTAAGGTGAATAAATGTTGATAAGGAGAATCCCTGCCCCGTGCCCTGTTCTTTAGCCTAATCATCCCACGCTGttccctctccttctttcctcAACTCTCTCAGCAGTTCATGGCCTCATCAGAAGCCAACCCTTTGCTGGTGATCTGGTTCCTCCTCTTCTGCTTTACAAGTATCTATGCTACATGTTCATTCATTCCCACAACCAATCTGCTACCATCTGTAATTTCTCCTTCTTTATCAGCttctttccttttgattcttgtTCAGGACTCTCTTTATGGAGATTAAAAATACCCTACTTGTGCTCCCTAAGCCCTCTTCCAGGTCTGACATTTCTTTCTTACCCATCATGGCAGCCTCACCTGCAGCCTTCACCCTCTCGTCCAAATTCTCTGCTTTCTCTATGTTCTTCTGCCTTTTCTGGCTTCTCTATCCATAGCTCCACAAAGACATAAGGGAGCCCGGGGAAGAGCGATCAAGCAGGGTAGACTGAGTCAGAATAGGATTCTTGGAGGCAAGTGTGCACCAAGTGAAGGTTTTGTATAATGATTGTATATCGACAGGTCACCTTCTTGGCATGGGGCCTCCGATGACCACAGAATTGAGAGTGGCAGTCTTCCTGTATTATTCCAGGGAAGCAGGCTTTTGACAACTGCTCTCTCTGGTTCCATTCCAATTTCTTCTTACATCTGCAGGATTTGTTCCACTTAGGACCATGGACACTCACCTGTTGGGTATCCCTGAGGCCTCAGCATCTTGTTCTATTTCTTCAGAAGTTTCCTGCTTTGCATTGAACAACCCATCTTTAGTTACAACTTCTTCAGCTGAAATAATACAATAATTGCCTGAATTTAGAAAACACCATCTTCAGGGTAGGAAATAGGATGTTTTAAATTAAAACGAACAAAAATATCAGCAGGCATCCCAGGAGTGTAGTCTCAGCAATCACACAAAATGTGGCACAGTATGCAAAGATAATAAGAAAGGTCAATCAGCTGGGAAAGGGTCTAACAGGGCAAAAGATATTTAAAGACAATTACACATGGACAGTAGTGTTCTCACAGAGTGGAAAGAACTTCCTCTGAGGTAAAGACGAAGGGATCATGCAGAAGAGTTCAAGAGGCTTCCAGGTATGAAGGGATGTCTGAAAATGACAAACTGTATGGGACCCTTGCtagggaagaagaagaggagcaaAGGAGGAGTTGTTGAGGCAATCAGGGAACATGGAGGGATTATCAGAGACGATAACAACAATCAGTAAGGAGAGTGATTAGCACCAGAAGAAGATAATGTGACTGGGAGAGATGCAAAATGATAGCAGCTGAGGAAGTGTGGAGGCAGAGGCCAgaagaaggggaagggagggtgAGGGTCTGTAGGAAATGTCAGGGTTAACGACAGGAAAAGGTGAGCATAGACAGGGCACCAGCCAGAGGCCTGTCCTTACTCATCAGACTGAGGTTTGTAACCTTCTCCTGAGCTGAGTCCCCAGAGAGGTTCCTCCAAGCCAGACTCAGATGTGGCCACTCCTCTGGGACAAGGGTCTGGGCTTCTTCTTCCTCAGTCTTCACTGATGtctaaaaaggcaaaaaatggcCTCTTAGTCTTCTCTGTGGTAAGGATAAGGGGCCCAGTTGTGAAG includes the following:
- the PGBD1 gene encoding piggyBac transposable element-derived protein 1 isoform X1 — translated: MDEALSGLTPENGDSFVRMKEEDPTWEQMSSSQESSSHIRELCRLRFRQFCYQEVAGPREALAQLRGLCHQWLRPETHTKEQILEVLVLEQFLNILPGELQACVQAYPLESGEEVVIALENLETDTRDTGQQASVYTQGQDMRLLVTEYRGASLECQSLQFLPGVATLKCEPPELPQENPREVSGPASQGPAPLQEENPRGKAAIAEIYPTRSQTSVKTEEEEAQTLVPEEWPHLSLAWRNLSGDSAQEKVTNLSLMTEEVVTKDGLFNAKQETSEEIEQDAEASGIPNRDCIPWVPGSTPAATERTVAHLNTLKDRHPGDLWARMHISSLEYAAGDITRKGRKKDKARVSELLQGLAFSGDSDVEEDNEPETQPVPKKLKVSSVPEKNWTKRDIKPNFPSWSALDSGLLNLKSEKLNPVELFELFFDDETFNLIVNETNNYASQKNVNLEVTVPEMRCVFGVLLLSGFVKRPRRGMYWEISDADQNLVRDAIRRDRFELIFSHLHFADNSHLDQKDKFTKLRPLIKQMNKNFLLYAPLEEYYCFDKTMCECFDSDQFLNGKPIRIGYKIWCGTTTQGYLVWFEPYQEESTVMADRDLDLGLGGNLVMNFADVLLERGQYPYHLCFDSFFTSIKLVSALKKKGVRATGTIRENRTEKCPLMNVEHMKKMKKGYFDFQVEENDEIILCRWHGNGIISLCSSAVGIEPVNEISCIADGKEIPQISQPAIVKLYDECREGVAKMDQIISKYRVRIRSKKWYSILVSYMIDVAMNNAWQLHRACNPGASLDLLDFWRYVAHFYLEHNANLSD
- the PGBD1 gene encoding piggyBac transposable element-derived protein 1 isoform X2, encoding MYIYVHSSRSPPVSVDYQASVYTQGQDMRLLVTEYRGASLECQSLQFLPGVATLKCEPPELPQENPREVSGPASQGPAPLQEENPRGKAAIAEIYPTRSQTSVKTEEEEAQTLVPEEWPHLSLAWRNLSGDSAQEKVTNLSLMTEEVVTKDGLFNAKQETSEEIEQDAEASGIPNRDCIPWVPGSTPAATERTVAHLNTLKDRHPGDLWARMHISSLEYAAGDITRKGRKKDKARVSELLQGLAFSGDSDVEEDNEPETQPVPKKLKVSSVPEKNWTKRDIKPNFPSWSALDSGLLNLKSEKLNPVELFELFFDDETFNLIVNETNNYASQKNVNLEVTVPEMRCVFGVLLLSGFVKRPRRGMYWEISDADQNLVRDAIRRDRFELIFSHLHFADNSHLDQKDKFTKLRPLIKQMNKNFLLYAPLEEYYCFDKTMCECFDSDQFLNGKPIRIGYKIWCGTTTQGYLVWFEPYQEESTVMADRDLDLGLGGNLVMNFADVLLERGQYPYHLCFDSFFTSIKLVSALKKKGVRATGTIRENRTEKCPLMNVEHMKKMKKGYFDFQVEENDEIILCRWHGNGIISLCSSAVGIEPVNEISCIADGKEIPQISQPAIVKLYDECREGVAKMDQIISKYRVRIRSKKWYSILVSYMIDVAMNNAWQLHRACNPGASLDLLDFWRYVAHFYLEHNANLSD